In Tessaracoccus sp. MC1865, the DNA window CCGCCGCGTCCATCGTCGCGAAGGTCACCAGAGACCGCATCATGACCGAATACGACGCCACCTACCCCGGCTATGGGTTCGCCATCCACAAGGGCTACAACACCAAGGTGCACCAGAGCGCCCTGCAGGAGTACGGGCCCTCACCCATCCACCGTTGGTGCTTTGAGAACGTCCGGCTCAGTGCCAGGCGGGCAGATGTTACCGCGGCCGAATCAAGCTAGAGTTGAGCAACCATGAGTGCCGAGGATCTTGAACAGTACGAGAGCAAGCTCGAGCTTGACCTGTACCGCGAGTACAAGGACGTCGTGTCCATCTTCACCTACGCGGTGGAGACGGAGCGGCGGTTCTATCTGTGCAACGCGGTGGATCTCAAGGTGCGCACCGAAGGCGGTGACGTCTACTACGAGGTCTCCATGGGCGATGCGTGGGTGTGGGACATGTACCGCCCGGCCCGCTTCGTGAAGTCGGCGAAGGTGCTGACGTTCCGTGACGTGTCGATCGAGGAGATCGCGCACTCGGATCTCCAGGTGCCCGACAACGAGGACTGAGTCCTCGTCCAGCACCCGGTTCGCCGGAATCTGTGGATAACGGTGATCGACC includes these proteins:
- a CDS encoding DUF2469 domain-containing protein, whose translation is MSAEDLEQYESKLELDLYREYKDVVSIFTYAVETERRFYLCNAVDLKVRTEGGDVYYEVSMGDAWVWDMYRPARFVKSAKVLTFRDVSIEEIAHSDLQVPDNED